In the genome of Limanda limanda chromosome 15, fLimLim1.1, whole genome shotgun sequence, one region contains:
- the tm9sf2 gene encoding transmembrane 9 superfamily member 2, giving the protein MVLWLLGAALLARAAGFYLPGLAPVSFCEPGKDQVPDCKSTIDLFVNRLDSVESVLPYEYTAFDFCSMKTVKRPSENLGQVLFGERIEPSPYKFEFKKPAVCQKVCTKTYDTTNPSDKAKLDFLKKGMLLNYQHHWIVDNMPVTWCYDVEDGQKFCNPGFPIGCYVTEAGHSKDACVVNTNFKERDAFYIFNHVDITIHYHVVEHEQLGARLVAAKIEPKSYENPNDDSPDCSGEPKFLKNKYTGMFKIPFTYSVNFVEDKNIRWASRWDYILESMPHTNIQWFSIMNSLVIVLFLSGMVAMIMLRTLHKDIARYNQMDSVEDAQEEFGWKLVHGDVFRPPRKGMLLSVFLGSGTQIFIMTFVTLFFACLGFLSPANRGALMTCAVVLWVLLGTPAGYVAARLYKSFGGEKWKTNVLLTAFLCPGVVFADFFVMNLILWGEGSSAAMPFGTLVAILALWFCISVPLTFIGAYFGFKRAGIEHPVRTNQIPRQIPEQSFYTKPLPGIIMGGILPFGCIFIQLFFILNSIWSHQMYYMFGFLFLVFIILVITCSEATILLCYFHLCAEDYHWQWRSFLTSGFTAVYFLIYAIHYFFSKLQITGLASTFLYFGYTMIMALIFFLFTGAIGFFACFWFVTKIYSVVKVD; this is encoded by the exons ATGGTGCTGTGGCTGCTTGGGGCCGCGCTGTTGGCCCGAGCGGCAGGCTTCTACCTGCCGGGTCTGGCGCCCGTCAGCTTCTGTGAGCCGGGGAAAGACCAAGTTCCAGACTGCAAG TCCACCATTGACCTGTTTGTGAACAGGCTGGATTCAGTGGAGTCTGTCCTGCCTTATGAATATACTGC GTTTGACTTCTGCTCAATGAAAACAGTGAAGCGTCCATCAGAGAATTTGGGCCAGGTTCTTTTTGGAGAGAGAATCGAACCCTCGCCATACAAG TTTGAGTTTAAGAAACCTGCAGTGTGTCAGAAGGTGTGTACCAAAACTTACGATACAACAAACCCATCAGACAAAGCCAAACTGGACTTCCTCAAGAAGGGCATGTTACTCAACTACCAGCATCACTG gattgTGGATAACATGCCAGTCACCTGGTGCTATGATGTTGAAGATGGACAGAAGTTCTGTAATCCTGGTTTCCCTATTGGCTGCTATGTCACAGAAGCAGGTCATTCCAAAGATGCCTGCGTGGTCAAT ACTAACTTTAAAGAAAGGGATGCATTTTACATCTTTAACCATGTGGACATCACCATCCATTACCATGTCGTTGAGCATGAACAACTCGGAGCCCGGTTGGTTGCTGCCAAGATTGAACCCAAAAG TTATGAAAACCCTAATGATGACAGTCCTGATTGTTCTGGAGAGCCAAAGttcctgaaaaacaaatacacaggaATGTTTAAGATCCCATTCACCTACTCTGTCAACTTTGTG gaaGACAAGAATATTCGCTGGGCATCTAGATGGGACTACATCCTGGAGTCAATGCCTCACACCAACATCCAGTGGTTCAG CATCATGAACTCGTTGGTGATTGTATTGTTCCTGTCTGGAATGGTAGCAATGATTATGCTGAGGACTCTGCATAAAGATATTGCCAGATACAATCAGATGGACTCTGTG GAGGATGCACAGGAGGAGTTTGGATGGAAGTTGGTACATGGAGATGTTTTCAGACCTCCCAGGAAGGGGATGCTGCTGTCGGTCTTCCTTGGTTCTGGCACCCAGATCTTCATTATGACCTTTGTCACCCTTT TCTTTGCCTGTCTCGGGTTCCTCTCTCCGGCAAACCGTGGAGCTTTGATGACGTGTGCTGTTGTTCTCTGGGTCCTTCTTGGAACTCCTGCTGGATATGTGGCAGCCCGCCTCTACAAAT CGTTTGGAGGTGAGAAGTGGAAGACCAATGTTTTGCTGACAGCCTTCCTCTGTCCAGG GGTGGTGTTTGCTGATTTCTTCGTGATGAACTTGATTCTGTGGGGAGAAGGGTCTTCAGCAGCCATGCCCTTTGGGACCCTGGTAGCCATATTGGCTCTATGGTTCTGTATTTCCGTGCCACTCACGTTCATAGGTGCATACTTTGGCTTCAAGAGAGCA GGTATTGAGCATCCAGTTCGGACGAATCAGATTCCTCGTCAAATCCCAGAGCAGTCATTCTACACAAAGCCTCTCCCTGGTATCATCATGGGAGGAATTCTGCCTTTTGGTTGCATTTTTATTCAACTCTTCTTCATCTTAAACTCAATCTG GTCCCATCAGATGTACTACATGTTTGGCTTCCTTTTCCTTGTCTTCATCATCCTGGTCATCACCTGCTCTGAGGCCACCATCCTGCTCTGCTACTTCCACCTGTGTGCTGAG GACTACCACTGGCAGTGGCGTTCCTTCCTTACCAGCGGTTTTACTGCTGTCTATTTCCTGATCTATGCCATTCATTACTTCTTCTCAAAGCTGCAAATCACTGGACTGGCCAGCACCTTCCTGTATTTTGGATACACCATGATCATGGCTCTCATCTTTTTCTTATTTACTG GTGCAATTGGCTTCTTTGCCTGTTTCTGGTTTGTTACCAAGATCTACAGTGTGGTCAAAGTGGACTGA
- the pcca gene encoding propionyl-CoA carboxylase alpha chain, mitochondrial: protein MAAHSLSPSLSKLLFAVKYGSFQSRCCALHSKTQYSTVYNPSEKTFDKILIANRGEIACRVIKTCKKMGIKTVAVHSDVDSSAVHTKMADEAVCVGPAPTNKSYLNMDAIMGAIRATGAQAVHPGYGFLSENKEFAKRLEAEGVAFIGPDTHAIQAMGDKIESKLIAKAANVSTIPGFDGVVKTAEEAVKISQEIGYPVMIKASAGGGGKGMRISWNDEETREGFRFSSQEAASSFGDDRLLIEKYIDNPRHIEIQVLADKHGNALWLNERECSIQRRNQKVVEEAPSTFLDPVTRRAMGEQAVQLAKAVEYSSAGTVEFLVDSKKNFFFLEMNTRLQVEHPITECITGLDLVEQMIRVAKGYQLQHKQEDIPINGWAVESRVYAEDPYKSFGLPSIGRLSQYQEPLNLSNVRVDSGIQEGSDISIYYDPMISKLVTYGATRAEALAKMEDALDNYVIRGVTHNIPLLREIITHPRFISGDISTNFLPEVYPDGFKGHQLEVDNRRELLASAAALYITAQLRSQKVLGDLRVSSTPVECNHWELCVELGEGLHAMEVTKSGNVYTVEVDGGTVEVNGEWNLASPLLPITINGTHRMLQCLSRDASGRIVLQYLGTSFQLRVLSKLAAELNSFMPEKVPEDTSSILRSPMPGTIVAVSVKPGDTVAEGQEICVIEAMKMQNSLTAVKQAKVKSVHCKPGETVGEGDLLVELE, encoded by the exons ATGGCGGCGCACagcctctctccgtctctcagcaAGCTGCTGTTCGCTGTAAAG TATGGCTCATTCCAGTCAAGATGTTGTGCATTGCACAGTAAGACTCAATATTCCACTGTGTACAACCCCAGTGAAAAG ACCTTTGATAAGATCCTCATCGCCAACAGAGGAGAAATTGCTTGCAGA gTGATCAAGACGTGTAAGAAGATGGGCATCAAGACTGTAGCTGTCCACAGTGATGTAGACTCAAGTGCA GTCCATACCAAGATGGCTGATGAGGCAGTGTGTGTTGGCCCGGCCCCCACCAATAAGAGCTACCTGAACATGGATGCCATCATGGGGGCCATCAGAGCTACTGGAGCACAAGCT GTTCATCCTGGTTATGGGTTTCTCTCTGAAAACAAAGAGTTTGCAAAACGACTG GAGGCAGAGGGCGTGGCATTCATTGGCCCAGACACCCATGCTATCCAGGCAATGGGGGATAAAATTGAGAGCAAGCTAATTGCTAAGGCTGCTAATGTCAGCACCATCCCAGGATTTGATGGAGTTGTCAAG ACTGCAGAGGAAGCTGTGAAGATTTCACAGGAAATTG GCTACCCAGTGATGATAAAAgcatctgcaggaggaggagggaaaggaaTGAGGATATCTTGGAATGATGAGGAGACAAG GGAAGGTTTCCGGTTCTCATCCCAGGAGGCAGCATCCAGCTTTGGAGACGACAGGTTGCTCATTGAGAAGTACATAGACAACCCCAGACATATAGAGATACAG GTGCTGGCTGATAAACATGGTAACGCTCTGTGGCTGAATGAGCGGGAGTGCTCCATTCAGAGGAGAAACCagaaggtggtggaggaggctcCCAG CACTTTCCTGGACCCAGTGACACGGCGAGCGATGGGTGAGCAGGCAGTGCAGCTGGCCAAGGCTGTGGAGTATTCGTCTGCTGGCACTGTGGAGTTCCTGGTGGATTCTAAGAAGAACTTCTTCTTCCTGGAGATGAACACAAGACTACAG GTGGAACATCCAATCACAGAGTGCATTACTGGCCTGGACCTGGTGGAACAGATGATCAGGGTTGCCAAAGGGTAccagctgcagcacaaacaggAAGACATCCCAATAAACGGCTGGGCTGTTGAGAGTCGCGTCTATGCCGag GATCCTTACAAGTCCTTTGGTCTGCCCTCCATCGGACGCTTGTCCCAATACCAAGAGCCACTCAACCTCAGCAAT GTCCGTGTAGACAGTGGTATCCAGGAGGGCAGTGACATCAGCATCTACTATGATCCCATGATCTCTAAG TTGGTTACCTATGGAGCTACGCGAGCTGAAGCGCTTGCCAAGATGGAGGATGCTCTGGATAACTATGTTATCAGAG GTGTGACCCACAACATTCCTCTCCTGCGGGAAATCATCACCCATCCTCGCTTTATCTCTGGGGACATAAGCACTAACTTCCTGCCGGAGGTCTATCCTGATGGCTTCAAGGGTCACCAGCTGGAGGTGGATAATCGCAGGGAGCTGCTGGCCTCGGCAGCGGCGCTCTACATCACAGCTCAGCTCCGTTCACAGAAGGTCCTGGGTGACTTGAG GGTGTCCTCTACCCCTGTGGAATGTAACCACTGGGAGCTGTGTGTGGAGCTGGGGGAGGGGCTCCATGCTATGGAGGTGACCAAATCTGGAAATGTTTATACT GTAGAGGTGGATGGAGGAACGGTGGAAGTGAATGGAGAGTGGAACCTGGCCTCCCCACTACTGCCAATCACCATCAACGGTACACACAGAATGctccag tGTCTGTCCAGAGATGCCTCAGGAAGGATTGTCCTGCAGTACCTGGGCACATCG TTTCAGTTGCGCGTTCTGTCCAAGTTGGCAGCAGAGTTGAACTCATTCATGCCAGAGAAAGTTCCAGAAGACACCAGCAGCATCCTACGTTCACCGATGCCAGGAACAATAGTGGCTGTGTCTGTCAAGCCTGGAGATACG gttGCAGAAGGTCAGGAGATCTGTGTGATTGAAGCcatgaagatgcagaacagtttGACTGCTGTCAAACAAGCAAAG GTTAAAAGCGTTCACTGTAAGCCaggggagacagtgggagaagGAGATCTGCTCGTAGAGCTGGAATAA